Genomic segment of Archangium lipolyticum:
GCCTTGACGGGCTGTCGCAGGATCGTCTTGAGCCTGGCGGGTGCGGTTCGACGCGCGTCGCTGAGGTAGATCTCGTGATGGTCGCCGTTGAAGGCGAGGCCGTTGTCGGGAAGATAGCGGTGGTGAAGGCGCTCCAGGGTGGGGGTCTCATCGTCGTATGAGCCGATGTGCAGGATCTGGACGCAGGTTCCTTCGGCGAGACTGAACAGCCGGAGCTTCCCGAGCGCGGCGTTCTCGCCTCGCTTCCTCGCGACAGCGTCGATGGCGGCCTCGACCATCTCCTCGGTGAGCCAGTCCGGCTGGCTGATCATCATGGTCCACTCCCAGCCCTCCTTGTGGCGCGTCACGAATACGCTGGGGTCGTCCGCGCGCCAGAGCCCCTCCAACGGACCGACCACGAAGTCGCGGCCCAGCGTGCTCTTGCTGGCGAACTTCAGCGCGTACGCCACCCCGTAGAGGGCTTCGACCGCGTTCGCGTACGCCGCGGAGGTGTTCGGATCGCCTCGGCCGTCGACCGCGAGGTACCGGAGCTCGGGTACCTCCACGACGGTGAACTCCTTCGACGGCGGTGCGTACAGCTCCCGGTGCGCCTTCTTGATGTCGTACTTGTCCATCGCGGTCTCCTCGGCGAAAAAGTATAGGACGGAGAGGAGCCCATGGCCCGCCACACCGTGTAGCCACCGCGCCACGAGGAGGCGCGGATCGCCTTGGCGTCAGGTCGTGCGTGTGCGGCGACGCCGGGGGCGTTCGCGGGGCGGGCACTGCTGGACGGGCGATGGGCGACGTACGCCGAGGTAGCCGGCCACCAGCGCGCGGAGCTCACGCTCGAAGCGCGGGCTGTCGAGCAGCTCCGGGCGGAAGAGCAGCGTGTGGTCGGTGAGCGCGTCGAGCGAGGTCACCAGGATGTGCGCCGTCAGTGACGGGTCGACGACGTCCAGCTCGTCGCGTCGCGCCGCCAGCCATTCGGCCAGCGCGTCGGCGAGTCGGCGGTTGACGCGATCGAAGAGCTCGAGTGTGCCCTGGCGAGGCAGCTCGACGAGCACGGCCCGGTAGAGCGGCGCGTCGCGCCGTGAGACGTCGAGCGCGACACGCACGAGCTTCGCGATCCCCTCGTCGACCGACGCGTCGTGAAGCGACGTGCCCACCTCGATCAAGTGCGCCGTCATCTCGTCGGCGATCCGCTCGACCAGCGCGAGCAGCAGCGCCTCCTTGTTCGGGAAGTACTGGTACAGGCTGCCCACGCTCACCCCCGCGGCGCGCGCGATCCGGTTGGTGGTCAGCGCCTGCCAGCCGTCGCGGAGCAAAATGCGAGCTGTCGTTTGAATCAGCGCGTCGACCAGCGCCTTGCTGCGAGCCTGCGAGGGTTGCTTTCGAGCACCATTCTGCCTGGAACTTTCGATCTTTGCGCGCATCGTCGCCTTCCCGCACACGGCCCCTCGAACGCGAGCCCGCCGCGAGTCTTGAATGCGAGCATTCTTTCATAATCTCATCGCATGAGCCAACGTGCCCGCCTCACCACACTCGATGCCCTGCGGGGCTTCTGCCTGCTCGGCATCCTCGTGATGAACATCCAGTCATTCGCGATGCCCGTCGCGGCCTATCTGAATCCCACCGTGTTCGGAGCGCTCGACGGCGTCGACGGTCTCGCCTGGTCGTTCGGTCGCCTCCTCTTCGACTGCAAGTTCCTCAACCTGTTCGCCATGCTCTTCGGCGCGTCGCTCGTGCTCGGGGGCGACGACACGTGCCCGCGCCGTCGGCTCGCGTGGCTGATCGTCTTCGGGCTGTTGCATGCCTACGGCGTCTGGTACGGCGACATCCTGTTCACCTACGGTGTCGTCGGCATGCTCGTCGTCGGCGCGCGGGCATGGCCCCCCGGGCGGCAGCTGCGCCTCGGCCTCGCGCTGGTTTCGGTCGGGCCAGCGATCGCGCTGGTGACCGCCCTCGCGTTCGATCACCTCCCGCCCTCCCTGCTCGGCGCGCTCCTCGAGTACCTCGATGCACGCTCGGTCGCGGGGGAGCTCACGGCCTTCAGGGGCGACTGGATGACGCAGCTACCCGTCCGGGCAAAGCTGGCCTTCGAGGGCCAGACCTCCGCGCTCATCTACGAGACGGGCTGGAGGGCGGCGGGGTGCATGCTGCTCGGCATGGCTGGCCTTCAGCGAGGGATGTTCGAGGGGCACTTCGCGTCGCCGCGGGCCGTGCTGCTGCTCTGGGTGCTCGGCCTTGCGTCCACCTCGGCGGGCCTGGCAGTGCAGATTGCCGGGGGGTTTTCACCACGTGCCTGGGTGTTCGCGCAGGTGCTGCACGAGGTGGGGGCGGTGCCTCTGGCCATCGCGATCGGGTGCACGGTGGTCGGGCTGGCTCGGCGCTTCGCGCGTGCCGCGCCCACGCGTGCCATCGCTTCCCTCGGCAGGGTCGCGTTCACCGCCTACCTGATGCAGTCGGTCGTCGGAACGCTGGTCTTCGGAGGGCACGGCCTTGGCGCCTTCGGGACGTGGAGCCGCTCAACGCTCCTGCTCGCCGCGTTCGTCTTTTGGGCGCTGCAGGTGCTGCTTGCCAGCCTCTGGTCGAGGTACTTCGGGCGCGGGCCGCTCGAGGCGCTCTGGCGAGGACTCGCGCGCGGGGACTTCTCGCTCCGCCCGCGTGTGGCACACGTCGGGCAGCCCGGCGAGTGAATCCTGAACTTTCCCGAACTCTCGAGCGGACGGCATGTTGGGGCCCTATCCTCCCGTCGTTCTCCTATGTTCCCTCCGGGTGACCCAAGTACCCGGAGAAGCGTGATGGATACCGAGGAGGAAGTCATGAAGACGAGGTGGTTGTTACCCGTGGCCTTGCTGCTGGCCATCACGGGATGCGATGTGCTCACGGGTGGCGCGGAAGGCGAGGTCACGTACGCGGAGGTGCCCAGCCCGAGTGAGCCCGGTGGGGTGCATCCGCTGACACTCGATATCGCAGTGCCAGAGGGGCCGGGCCCCTTTCCCGCGGTCGTCTTCATCCATGGTGGCGGATGGGTCATCGGAGATCTGGACGAAAACGCAGAGCGAGTCCAGGAAGCGAGCCGGCGGGGCTTCGTCGGGGTGACCATCAATTATCGGCTCGCGAACCTCGATGATGGACACGGCAAGGCCCTCCACCCCTGGCCGGCGCAACTGCAGGACGTGCGGTGTGCGCTCCGGTGGCTCGCCGCGAATGCCGCCACGTACAAAGTGGATACGGCCCGAGTGGGGGTGCTCGGCGGGTCCGCTGGCGGGCACCTCGCGATGATGTCGGCGTACGCCCGGAACGAAGCACGCTTCGAGCCGGACTATTGCCCCTACAGCGAGAACCTCGAGGTGAAGGCCGTGGTGTCCATGTGCGGCGCCGGTGACCCCGCGTCCGTCTATGAGACGACGGACTGGTGGATCAAACCCTACGTCACCCGGTTCCTCGCGCTGCCGGATGGAGCGAAGGTGAGGGATGCGCCCGAGGTCTTCGCTGACGTCAGCAACCTCACCTACATGGGGCACGGGCCCAGGGTGCCGCTGCTGATTCTCCAGGGGACGGCGGACACCCTCGTCCTCCCCGAGGTGCAGCGAGCCTTCGCGGTATCGGCTCGATTGCTCGGACAGGAGGTCCACGTCGAGTACCTCGAAGGCGCGGGCCACGACATCGATGCCACCCACCGGGCCGAGTCGGATGAGCTCATCTGGAAGTGGTTCGGGGAGAGGCTATGACGATGCGCCACTTCATCTGCATGCTCGTGCTGTTGGGAGCGCCGCGAGTGCTGGCCCAATCAGGCGGAGGAGAGGCCCACGCTCCAGCCGAGGACGCCTTCGCTCTCAGGCTGGGGCTCAGCGCCCGGCCGCTCATCGGTCTCAGCGGAGTGAGCGCCATCAGGACGCACACGCTTCGGGACGGGGGTTGGGTCGTCGCGGACGTCGCTCCCTCCTACCGTCTGTCACGACTCTTCGCCGCCGAGCTCGGCCTGTCGGCGATGGTGCCCGTGAAGGACGCGTGGGGGTTTCCGGACTTCCGGCTCGCGGTGACGCCCGCCGCCCGGCTCGACGCCGGGCCCGTCTACGCGCGCATCGGCGTGCCCCTGATGTTCGGGGAGGGCTTCAGTCTGGGCGCTCAGGCCGCGGTGGGCGCGACGCTCTTCGATCGCTTCTACGTGGGAGTCATCGGGGAGGCCAACGTCAGAGACCTGCTGGGGATGGTGGGGCTCGAGCTGGGCGTCCGCTTCGGTGGCCCGAAGCCTCGCATCTAGCCCGCGCTCGAGTCAGGTGATGAGCAGAGGCGTAATCACGCTTGGGGGGCCCGCCCCCCACGACGTCCGCCAGGTCCTCATCACATGGCTGGCCTCCTCGGGGCGCTCTCCTCGGAGAGCCCCAACAGGCGCGCCCACTCCTCTTCATAGGATTCGCTTATTCCAAGAGCTTCGTGGACACTCCACTCGCCATGAGTGACTACATCACACTGAACAAGGCCAACTGGGACGAGCGCGCTGCGCTGCATGCGGCGTCGAAGGGGTACGACACCGCCTCCTTCATCACGGACCCGCAGCATCTTTCCCCTGTCGTGCGTTTCGATCTTCCGCGCCTGGGGAACATCGCCGACGCGCGTGGTGTGCACCTGCAATGCCATATCGGGACGGACACCCTCTCCCTGTCGCGATTGGGCGCTCGCATGACGGGACTCGATTTCTCACCCGGGTCGATCGCGCAAGCGCGCTTGCTTGCTCAGCGCTCTGGCGCCCAGGTGGATTTCGTCGAGGCGGATGTGTACGACGCAGCCCAGGTGCTTTCCCCTGGTTCGTTCGACCTGGTCTACACCGGGATCGGTGCGCTGTGCTGGTTGCCCAGCATCGACCGATGGGCCCGGACGATCTCCGAGCTGCTGAAGCCGGGCGGACGGCTGTTCATCCGGGAAGGTCACCCGATTCTGTGGGCGGTGAACGAGAAGCATCGCGATGCACTGGTCATCGAGTATCCCTACTTCGAACGCAAGGAACCCACCGTCTGGGACAGCGACAGCACCTATGTGGAGACTGAGGGCTCACTGACAGCGACGGTCACCCACGAGTGGAACCATGGCCTGGGCGAGCTCGTGACCGCGCTCCTGACCCATGGCCTGGACATCACCGCACTGGTGGAGCACGACAGCGTTCCTTGGGAGGCGTTGCCCGGCCAGATGAGCTGCTCGCCCGATGGCGAATGGCGCCTGGACAAGGACCCCTGGCGCCTCCCGCTCAGCTACACACTGCAGGCGACGAAGCGCCGTCACTGACCTTGTCCTACGCGACGGGTATTGACACGGTTCCACCCGTTCGTGCTACCTACCCGCTCAGCCATTCGACGCTCCGATGGCGGCGCGACTGAACGTCGTTGCCGTAGGGCGTCCTCGGATGGCGTTTGAATGATTGGCGTCACCCGAGTCTTGACCCCGCCTCTGGAGGCAGACCGTGTCCGATGCCAGGCTCCCCGTTCTCGATTTCGTTCTGAGCAACTACAAGAACTTCAACGCACGCGCCACGCGCGACGCGCTCCTCGCGTACTGGCGCCACATTTCAGCAGGCGGGCGGATGTTCTGGGCCGTCGCCGGTGCGATGTCGTCTGCCCAGTTGGGGATCACGCTCGCTCCCGCCATTCGCGCTGGCTTGATCCACGGCCTCTCGGTCACGGGGGCCAACCTCGAGGAGTCGCTCTTCCGGCTCGTCGCGCATCACAGCTACAAGGACTTCCCCGATTATCGGTACTTCACCAAGGGGGACGATACGAAGATCCTCGCCGACCGGATGCGCCGGGTCACCGACACCAGCATTCCCGAAGACGAGGCGTTCCGAGCGGTTGAGAAGATTGTCGTGCCCATGTGGCAGCGGGCGACAGCGAACGGTGAGCGGCGCTTCTGGCACGAGTACTTCTACGAGGTGATCCAGGCCATCGAGCCTGGGGCGTACGAGGGAGACCCCGAGGCCTGCTGGCTCCTCGCGGCGGCGCGTGCACGACTGCCCATCGTCGTGCCGGGCTACGAGGACTCCACCTTCGGGAACATCTTCGCCTCGTACGTCAAGACGGGTGAGTGCAACGCCAGCATCGTGAAGTCCGGCATCGAGTACATGGCGGACTTCTACGACCGTTACCAGGAACTCTCGACGGGCGCTGGCATCGGGTTCTTCCAGATCGGTGGCGGCATCGCCGGTGACTTCCCCATCTGTGTCGTGCCGTCGATCAAGTATGACCTCGCCCAGCCCGTGAAGCCGTGGGCGTACTTCTGTCAGATCAGCGATTCGACGACCTCGTACGGTTCGTACTCCGGAGCGACTCCCAACGAGAAGATCACGTGGGACAAGCTCACGGAGACGACGCCGATGTTCGTCATCGAGTCCGATGCGACGATCGTCGCGCCGCTCGTGCTCCGCGCGCTCCTCGAGTGCAAACTCCACCCCGCCGAGGCGGAGGCACTCATCGCTCGACACGGTGGTTAGCCGCAGCCATATCTTCGAACGGCGCTCTCTGACGGGGGTCGCCTGCGGCGACCAGGACGATGTCTCCGGGCCAGATCGCGGCGAGGCGTTCCGCTGCCCCGCGCGGCGCGCCTTGCCCTTCGCCGGGGCGCTCCGCAATCGTTCCGGCGACCCTTCGTAGGACCGGATGCGCCGCCCCAAGCGGCCTCTCTCCCGGAGTCGTTTTCATGCCCAGGTCCCTCCTGTCTGTCCTCGCCGCCCTCTCCCTGCTCGCCACGCCCGCCGCCGCCCTCGCGGAGGACGACGCCAAGAAGACGGACAAGGCCGGCACCTGCACCATCCACGCGAAGAAGGGGGACCTCGTCGCCCAGGGCAAGAACCTGGTCGTCGAGAGCGGAACGAAGGCCCGGGACGCGATCGCCATCGATGGCAACGTGAAGGTCCGCGCCGGCGCCACGGTCAACAACGTGGTGTCCATCCGGGGCAAGGTGACCATCGAACCCGGCGCCCAGGTGTCGGGAGACGTGACGTCCCTCGGAGGAGACGTCGTCCTCGGAAAGAGCGCCACCATCTCCGGGGACGTGGTCGCCCTCGGAGGGAAGATTCAGACCGGAGAGGGCGTCACCATCTCCGGCGAGAAGACCCAGCTCTCGGTGAGCTTCAACGGAGAGGAACTCTTTCAGAAGCTCTTCAGCGGCATCATCACCGGCGAGGGCACCCGCGACTGCGAGCTGAGCTTCGACGAGGACTGACCGCCGACGCATAGGGCGAAGAGAAGGCCTGTGGAGGGGGCGGGCTGGTGCAGAGGGGCCGAGGAGGGCCGCTGACGGGTGGCGTCGAGCTTGCACGACGGTGATGGAGGGGGTTCTTATACAGCCCGAGCCGGAAAACGATGGACGCGCGTTGAGAGGTGATGGAAGTGCCTTCGGATTCATTCCTCGCGCTGATCTCAGAAGCCTGTGCCTTGCAGGGGGGGGCCATGAGCGCCTGGCGAGTCCAACCTTCCAAGGAGTGGATCCGGGTCCTGCCCAACGAGGCTCCGGTGCCGCAGCAGGGTTGGAAGCTGCATCTCTCGGCGGGTCTGCTGTCCGCGGAGCGCATCCTGAGCCAGGCCTTGCCGGTGTTGTTGGCCGAGCGGGTGTCCTTCAAGGTGGCCGCCTCACCGCAGGTGCTGGGCGCTCTCAACGAGGGCCATGGTGGGCGGAGCCAGGTCGGCAAGTTCCTGACGGTCTACCCGCGGGATGACGCGCACGCGGTCCACCTGGCCTCCCGGCTCGACGAGGCCACCCGTGGTCTGTCCGCCCCATCCATTGCCTCGGATCGGCCACTGCGGCCCGGCAGCTGCGTCTTCTATCGCTACGGCAGCTTCAGCAGCCGTCACATGCAGACGCCGCTGGGCCAGGTGATGACCTTGCTCGAGGCGCCAGATGGCCAGCTCGTCCCGGATCGCCGAGAGCCGGTCTACCGGGTGCCTGCGTGGGCGAAGGACCCGTTCATCGCAGCGGGGGTGGCAGCTCAGTTGCCCGAGGCCGCGACGGTGCTCGCGGAGCGTTATGCGCCCGTGGCCGTCCTTCACCGCACCCACCGGAGCACGGTCCTGCTGGCGATCGATTTGAAGGAGATGCGCAAGTGCGTGCTCAAGCAGGTGACGCGCTCCGCGGGCGATGATGCGGCGGGCAGCCGACGCCTGCGGCACGAACTGGAAGTGCTCACCCTGCTGGCCCCGTCGCCCTGGTTTCCGGCCCCGTACCAGTACGTCGAGGACGAGACCTTCGCCTATCTGTCCATGGAGGACATCGAAGGCGAGACGCTCGAGGTCCATGTCCGCAAGCTCTCGGCACGAGGCTGTTTCGCGACCGAGGCTCAGCTCCTGTCCTGGGGGCGCCAGCTCGCCGAAGCCCTGGCGAGCCTGCATGAGCGGGGACTCGTCCATGGAGATGTCAAGGCCCCCAATGTCATCATCACTTCCAGCGGGAAGCTTCGCCTGATCGACCTGGAGCTGGCGCACGGCGCCAGCGCGCCACGCGTCACGGACGCTGGCAAGGGAACCCGCGGTTACATGACACGGGAGCAGTTCTCCGGACAGGCCTCCACCGTCGCGGATGACGTCTACGCCCTGGGCGCGCTGCTCTACTTCGCCGCCACGAGCGCGGAGCCCTCGCTCGCCCCGGAGGGCTCGTTGCTCTCCCGGCCCCTCTCCCTGCTCAACCCATTGCTGTCCCCTCGGCTCGCGGCCTTCATCGCGCGGTGCTTGACGCCGGAGCACCGGCCCGACTCGATGCGGGAGGTCATCGCCGCGCTCTCGGAGCTGGACGCCTCCCCGCCCTCAATCCAGGTCCCTGGTCTGGAGCCCCTGGCCGGTGTGGCTCCGCCGGTGGACCTCTACCGCATGCAAGCACGGCGTCTGGGCGACACGCTCGTCCATGTGGCGCAGCGAGTCCCCTCCCAGGGCGCCCTCTTCTGGAACCATGGGCACCTCCTGGGCGGAGGACTGCCCTCCCTGGACATCAACCTGGGCAGCGCCGGCATTCTCCTCACGCTGTCAGCCCTGGTCTCCGCTTTCGACGAGCCAGGGCAGCGGGCCACGCTCGCCGAGGCGGCGCGCTGGCTGGCGAAGGCTCCGAGACCCGAAGGACCGCCGCACCCGGGTCTCTATGTGGGGGAGGCGGGAGTGGGGCTGGCGCTGCTGCGCGCCGGACGGGTGTTGGAGGACGAGGGGTTGCTGCGGGAGGCGCGGAAGCGGGCACGGCTCATCGCCTCGCTTCCCTTTGCCTCACCGGACCTGTTCAACGGCACGGCCGGGCGCGCGAGGTTCCACCTCGAGCTGTGGCGGGAGCTCGACAGCTCCGAGGACCTCCAGGCCGCGCTCGCCGCCGGAGCCGCACTCATCGACGGAGCACAGCGCTCGGAGCCGGAAGGACTCCTCAAGTGGGCGATTCCCCCGGGCTATGATGGGCTCAGTGGCCAGATCCAGCCGGGCTATGCCCACGGGGCGGCGGGGATTGCCGACACCCTGCTCGAGCTCTACGAAGCCACGCAGGAGAAGCGCTTCCTGGAGGCAGCCCGGGGAGCGGGCCGCTGGCTCGTCTCGCAGGCGGCCGAGGCGCTGGAGGACGGCAGCGGCTTGTGCTGGCCCCAGCAGGAGGGGGGCCCACCGCACGCGGCACTCTGGTGCCATGGCGCGGCGGGGATTGGGAAGTTCTTCCTGCATGCTTCCCGGCTGGAAATCCTGCCGGAAGCCGCCGGGTTCGCCGCGCGTGCCGCCAGGACCGTCGCGCGAGGGACTCGCTGGACCAATCCCGTCCAGTGCCACGGCCTGTCCGGGAATATCGAGTTCCTGCTGGACATGTTCCAGGCCACGCGGGAGCAGGAGTACCTGGATGGGGCCTACGCGCTCGCCCAGGCCCTCGAGGCCTTCGCCGTGGAGAAGGAGGGCCAGCTCTACTGGCCCGCGGAGAACCCGGAGTCCTTCAGCCCGTCCTACCTGGTGGGCTATGCGGGAGTCGCGGCGTGTTTGCTCCGGCTCGCCGAGCCCGCCCACCGCGTGTCTCTCTTGCGTTGATTCGGCGCCTGCATCGGCTTCCTAGTCCGTCCGCAAGGCCTTGGGGACGTTCTGGAAGGTAGGGGCGTCGCGGACAAGCTCTTCCCGCAGGACGGAGAAACCAGCGCCGAGACGCTCGCTCAACCGGTAGAGCTCCAGGACGACGGCGAACCAGAGCGACGGCGTCGAACCCCGTCCCTCCGCGAGGAACCCATGAGCCTCCGACAAGAACTCCGCGTCACGCTCCTGGGCGGCCAGCCACCGCAGCCGCAACCACTGGTGCGGCCGGGCGAAGCGCGCGCAGGCCGCCGACGCGCCGGGTTGGAGATGGGGAGTGAATCGCTCCAGCCTGCGCCGGGTCTCGGGGGTCTCGGGGGCAAGCACCTCGGCCAGAGACTCCATGACATCGTCGAACGCCGCGGCCCGCATGTCGTCGCTCATGGGCGGGACCGCGGCGGTGCATTGCGACTCCGGGAGCGGCCAGGAGGCGGTATTGCCCTCGATGTATGAGAGGAGATTCACCCCCAGGTTCAGCGCCTCATCCAGCCGTCCCCGGCGGGCCTCCATGTGGAGCAGGTTGCGCACGAGGTGGATGCGTCGGGGCTCGAGGAACGTATAGCCATGCGCCCCTTGAAGTGCATGGGTGGCATCCAAGGCCTTGAACAACGCGGTCCGTGATTGCTCGAAGCGTCCCTCTCGGTAATCGAGGTAGGCCTCCGCGGCCTGATGGATCGAGGTCATGAGCAGGCGTGCTTCGATGCTCATCTGCTCCAAGCCCAGCTCGGAGCGAGCCTCCCGCATCGCCTGCTCGGCGGCGGCGTTCTCACCGGAGCGTGAGGCGCGCAACGCTCGCTCGCGAGGAGCGACGCTTCGGCGGAACCGTTCGATATCCTCGGCTGAAAGCCGGACGATGACCTGGCGCCGAGCCTCCTGCTCAAACCGTCCCAGCAGGACAGCCTGCGCGGGACGCGAGCTCAGCCCCCGCCCCTGTCTGTATGCTTGCAGAACCATTTGCGGCATCAAGCCAGGCGGCTCCGCTCCACGACTCATCGGACAAGCTCCAGCGGGGACATGATAGAGACCGGTCTCAGCCTATCCGGAACCTCCAGGTTGCTTCTAGCTCTGGGTGTTCATCTCCCACGGGCGAACCGCTCGAGGACGTTCCACTCAGCCGGTTCTGGGTTTGATTCAAGATGGTTTTCCTTGACATTCAAGAAAACCTTCTTTTAGATGAGCTTGAGAGTAACTCTCAAACAACGTCGTCATAACGGAAAACCAGATGAACGATACCCTCCAGGACATCCGGGGTAAGGTGCAGGAGCTGTTGAGTCGCGCTGAGATCGATGCCAGCTTCCGTCAGATGCTGCAGGTGAATCCCGGCGACGTTCTCTGTACCGCAGGCATTCCCAAAGCCGTTGACAGCACACAGGTGGCCCTGCCTCCAACCTGTGAGGTGGTCAGCTGCATGCTCACCTGTTTTACAACGTCATAGCGTGACGCCGTCCTGGGCCCCTGTCCCCAGGACGCATCACCGTGGCGTGATATAAATCCACGAAGCGGGCGCCGCCCTGAGAGGGATTGAGGCGGACTTGCCCACCAGCAACGAGGCGAGCGCCGCGAGCCTGTCACCGAAGACACTGCGCGC
This window contains:
- a CDS encoding alpha/beta hydrolase encodes the protein MKTRWLLPVALLLAITGCDVLTGGAEGEVTYAEVPSPSEPGGVHPLTLDIAVPEGPGPFPAVVFIHGGGWVIGDLDENAERVQEASRRGFVGVTINYRLANLDDGHGKALHPWPAQLQDVRCALRWLAANAATYKVDTARVGVLGGSAGGHLAMMSAYARNEARFEPDYCPYSENLEVKAVVSMCGAGDPASVYETTDWWIKPYVTRFLALPDGAKVRDAPEVFADVSNLTYMGHGPRVPLLILQGTADTLVLPEVQRAFAVSARLLGQEVHVEYLEGAGHDIDATHRAESDELIWKWFGERL
- a CDS encoding deoxyhypusine synthase family protein → MSDARLPVLDFVLSNYKNFNARATRDALLAYWRHISAGGRMFWAVAGAMSSAQLGITLAPAIRAGLIHGLSVTGANLEESLFRLVAHHSYKDFPDYRYFTKGDDTKILADRMRRVTDTSIPEDEAFRAVEKIVVPMWQRATANGERRFWHEYFYEVIQAIEPGAYEGDPEACWLLAAARARLPIVVPGYEDSTFGNIFASYVKTGECNASIVKSGIEYMADFYDRYQELSTGAGIGFFQIGGGIAGDFPICVVPSIKYDLAQPVKPWAYFCQISDSTTSYGSYSGATPNEKITWDKLTETTPMFVIESDATIVAPLVLRALLECKLHPAEAEALIARHGG
- a CDS encoding GyrI-like domain-containing protein, translating into MDKYDIKKAHRELYAPPSKEFTVVEVPELRYLAVDGRGDPNTSAAYANAVEALYGVAYALKFASKSTLGRDFVVGPLEGLWRADDPSVFVTRHKEGWEWTMMISQPDWLTEEMVEAAIDAVARKRGENAALGKLRLFSLAEGTCVQILHIGSYDDETPTLERLHHRYLPDNGLAFNGDHHEIYLSDARRTAPARLKTILRQPVKAA
- a CDS encoding class I SAM-dependent methyltransferase, whose product is MSDYITLNKANWDERAALHAASKGYDTASFITDPQHLSPVVRFDLPRLGNIADARGVHLQCHIGTDTLSLSRLGARMTGLDFSPGSIAQARLLAQRSGAQVDFVEADVYDAAQVLSPGSFDLVYTGIGALCWLPSIDRWARTISELLKPGGRLFIREGHPILWAVNEKHRDALVIEYPYFERKEPTVWDSDSTYVETEGSLTATVTHEWNHGLGELVTALLTHGLDITALVEHDSVPWEALPGQMSCSPDGEWRLDKDPWRLPLSYTLQATKRRH
- a CDS encoding TetR/AcrR family transcriptional regulator — translated: MRAKIESSRQNGARKQPSQARSKALVDALIQTTARILLRDGWQALTTNRIARAAGVSVGSLYQYFPNKEALLLALVERIADEMTAHLIEVGTSLHDASVDEGIAKLVRVALDVSRRDAPLYRAVLVELPRQGTLELFDRVNRRLADALAEWLAARRDELDVVDPSLTAHILVTSLDALTDHTLLFRPELLDSPRFERELRALVAGYLGVRRPSPVQQCPPRERPRRRRTRTT
- the lanL gene encoding class IV lanthionine synthetase LanL, with product MSAWRVQPSKEWIRVLPNEAPVPQQGWKLHLSAGLLSAERILSQALPVLLAERVSFKVAASPQVLGALNEGHGGRSQVGKFLTVYPRDDAHAVHLASRLDEATRGLSAPSIASDRPLRPGSCVFYRYGSFSSRHMQTPLGQVMTLLEAPDGQLVPDRREPVYRVPAWAKDPFIAAGVAAQLPEAATVLAERYAPVAVLHRTHRSTVLLAIDLKEMRKCVLKQVTRSAGDDAAGSRRLRHELEVLTLLAPSPWFPAPYQYVEDETFAYLSMEDIEGETLEVHVRKLSARGCFATEAQLLSWGRQLAEALASLHERGLVHGDVKAPNVIITSSGKLRLIDLELAHGASAPRVTDAGKGTRGYMTREQFSGQASTVADDVYALGALLYFAATSAEPSLAPEGSLLSRPLSLLNPLLSPRLAAFIARCLTPEHRPDSMREVIAALSELDASPPSIQVPGLEPLAGVAPPVDLYRMQARRLGDTLVHVAQRVPSQGALFWNHGHLLGGGLPSLDINLGSAGILLTLSALVSAFDEPGQRATLAEAARWLAKAPRPEGPPHPGLYVGEAGVGLALLRAGRVLEDEGLLREARKRARLIASLPFASPDLFNGTAGRARFHLELWRELDSSEDLQAALAAGAALIDGAQRSEPEGLLKWAIPPGYDGLSGQIQPGYAHGAAGIADTLLELYEATQEKRFLEAARGAGRWLVSQAAEALEDGSGLCWPQQEGGPPHAALWCHGAAGIGKFFLHASRLEILPEAAGFAARAARTVARGTRWTNPVQCHGLSGNIEFLLDMFQATREQEYLDGAYALAQALEAFAVEKEGQLYWPAENPESFSPSYLVGYAGVAACLLRLAEPAHRVSLLR
- a CDS encoding DUF418 domain-containing protein, whose translation is MSQRARLTTLDALRGFCLLGILVMNIQSFAMPVAAYLNPTVFGALDGVDGLAWSFGRLLFDCKFLNLFAMLFGASLVLGGDDTCPRRRLAWLIVFGLLHAYGVWYGDILFTYGVVGMLVVGARAWPPGRQLRLGLALVSVGPAIALVTALAFDHLPPSLLGALLEYLDARSVAGELTAFRGDWMTQLPVRAKLAFEGQTSALIYETGWRAAGCMLLGMAGLQRGMFEGHFASPRAVLLLWVLGLASTSAGLAVQIAGGFSPRAWVFAQVLHEVGAVPLAIAIGCTVVGLARRFARAAPTRAIASLGRVAFTAYLMQSVVGTLVFGGHGLGAFGTWSRSTLLLAAFVFWALQVLLASLWSRYFGRGPLEALWRGLARGDFSLRPRVAHVGQPGE